GCCACCGGCGGTGCCGGACGGAGCATCCGCAGCCCCGAGCGGGCTCCGCGCtccgccccgcgcccccccgcgcccccgccggggctgcccccgctccgccgccgccaCGGGGACCCcgcgcgggggctgcgggccgggccggggctcccgGGGGATGAACGGGGGGTTCGGAGCGGGGTCCCCCTGGTACCGGGAGCACCCCGGGACCGCCGGGCCCGCAGCGCCCTctgcgggcggcggggcggggcctcAGGGGCGGGACCGGGGAGGGACCGGGGAGGGACCGGGGGTGGCACCGACAGGGGAGGGACACGGGGGTGGCCCGGTGgcggggagggacagggggggtGGCCCAGAGAGGGGCGTGGCGGGGGCGCGGCCGGGCCAGCGGAACGGAACAGAACGGAACGGAACAGAACGGAACGGAACGGGCCGGGCAGCGGGCGCAGCCATGtccttctgctccttcctggggGGAGAGGTGTTCAAGGACCACTTCCAGCCGGGTGAGGGCGGCTCCCCGCGGGCTCCGGGGGTGCGGCCGGGGGGTCCCagcggggcgggcaggggggGTCACCCGGCAAGGCGGAACCCCCCCGGGGGAGCGGTTtgaggggggtttgggggtttccTTCTGCGGAGCATCGTGGGTCCGGGAGGGGGTCCCCCCTTCGCGGTCCTTGTTGGGGTGGGGGAATCCTCCCCGATGGGGAAGGGGGTCCCGACAGGGACTCGGGGGTTCCGTCCCTGGTGGGGATcctgccctgggggtgccctgggggtTCCCTGGGGATGCCCTGGGGGTTCCCTGGGGGTGTGTTGAgggtgtgctgggggtgccctgCGGATGCCCTGGGGGTTCcctgggggtgccctgggggtgccCGGGGTCCGGCAGCCGCAGCTGTCAATGCCCCGCTTGGGCAGAGCCCCGCGTGTGTCCCGTGTCCCCTCGCTGACctgtccccgtgctgtcccTGCCGTGCCCTCCCCGCAGGTATTTACGTGTGTGCCAAGTGTGGCCATGAGCTTTTCTCCAGCCGTGCCAAGTACGAGCACTCATCGCCGTGGCCGGCGTTCACCGAGACCCTGCGGGGGGACAGCGTGGCCAAGCGCGAGGAGCGCCCGGGGGCGTTAAAGGTGCGGAGCCCGAACCCTCGGGGTGTGACCAAAGCACCCCCGAACACTCACTCTCCGTGAGCCCCGGATTGCTGCCAACCCCTCCTTTGCTTCCCCAGGTGACCTGTGGCAAGTGTGGCAACGGGCTGGGCCACGAGTTCCTCAACGATGGCCCCAAGAGGGGCCAGTCCCGCTTCTGAATATTCAGCAGCTCGCTGAAGTTCCTCCCCAAAGGTACCGGCGTGGCTTTGGCCCCTGGCCCAGCCCGGGGAGTTGTTCTTGGGCACGCTGTGAGTGCTGCACTGCTTGCAGCAgggtggctctggctgtgctgataaggccagggagctgctcctggggtaAATCTGGATCACTCTGCTCAGCCTGAGGCTCCCCAGCTCATCTGGAGCTCCTGGCTCTGACCAGCACCCAGGGACTCTGTGGCTTTGAGGAGTGGTTGAGTTTTGGGAGGTTTCTCTGGGactgcaaaggcagcagggtggccctggctgtgctgataaggccagggagctgctcctggggtaAATCTGGATCACTCTGCCCAGCTCAAGGCTCCCCAGCTCATCTGGAGCTCCTGGCTCTGACCAGCACCCAGGGACTCTGTGGATTTGAGGGGTGGCTGAGTTTTGGGGGTTTCTCTGGGGGTGCAAAGCGAGGGCGGGGAgcctctgtgctggcactgaggggctgggggagattGCTGGGCACTCCCTCGGAAGCTGCCAAGGGAAAAAGTGTTGAGGAGAGGCCTCAGCACAGCCatgagctgctgtcctgctggtCAGGCTGTGGTGGTGGGGATGTTGTGTagcaaaacccccaaataaaaAGGGCTGCTGGTTCTGGAGGAAGAAACACGAGCCCTCATTGCTCCTCCCCTGTTTTTAGGTAAAGCTGACCTGAAGGAGAAGTAAGTGAGCTGCTGCAcctgccactgccctgggctaATCCTGCCTCCACTCTTTGGGATGCACTGACCTGCCAAGGGGACCCACAGCAGGAGCAACCCCAAGGAAGCTCCTGCTCCGAGTTTCCCCTGATTTCCTGGTCACGGTTTCCCCTTGATTTCCCTGTCAAGGTTTTATTCCCTGATTTCCTGGTTACGGTTTCCCCTTGATATCCCTGTCAAGGTTTTAGTCCCTGATTTCCCTGTCAGTTTTCCCTGTTGTTGTTCCCCTAGATTTCTCTGTCACGGTTCCCCCTGGTTTCCCTGTCCTGGTTCTCTCCTGGTTTCCCTCTCATAGTTCCCCCTGGTTTCCCTGGCCCCGTTCCCCCTGGGGCTgttccagctccatcccaggagctgctgtgcctgtgctgagctctggatCTTTGCTCTGACAGTGtccagagccaggcaggcactgctgcagcccaggcagacTCTGCTGGCACTCCCAGGCACTCAGGCAGGATTAGCTGGGCTCAGGCTCGGGGTTAATCCCTGGAGCTATTCTGGGATCATGCTATGAAGTGCCCCATATAAACCCTGccagggtgctggggcagggatgttTGATGGTCCCACTGGCAGCATCCAGGTGTTTTCcccccctgcccacctcccaccctgcagggacGCTTCCACAGCGCTGTCCTCGACCCTGCCCTGGCCTTACCCCTGACTCAGCACTGTGCAATCAGTTCCAGGGGCACTCAGggtcctgctggccctgccctgtgggAGGCAGCTGGAATTGGGCCCAGGGGCTGCCCTTGGCACCGCTCAGGCTCTGGGAATCGTGGCTGCGCCGCCTCAGCGCTTCCAAGGGCTGCCACACTCATTCTCCTGAATCCAGTGCCTCATTCCTGgcctcccctgcctgtcccaggagCCAGATCCTCCTCTGGAATGGATGCACCAGGATCTTTGAtgagggaaggggctgctgctgacccGTGGGGTTTAGGGGGCTGCACTGTGGGTGCGGCTGCACTCGGGGACACCTTGGGGCCTTTTCTCTCCCCGTGTTTTCCCTCAATCCCACAGATCTGAgggcaccaggggaggtttgcCACCCCAGCTCATTCCCTGGAGCTCACTGCTGGACCTCTCCATGCTGAAATAAAGCACTGATTCACTGTGTTGGAGTGTTGAACACGCTGGGAATGgcatcccagagccctgggttcctcctctgctccctggctgggggctggggagccTGTGGGGGTGAGAGGTGTGTGCTTTTACCTGGAATCTCTTCCCATTTCCCAGGTCTGCCATTGGAAAGGGGGTTGGGGCATTCCCAGAGCCAAAGCTGCCCTGGGAAGGTTTCATTTCACTCCTCTTAGCACTTTTCCCCAAATGAAGCCAGTTTGAGCTTGTCCCAAGGGTGTTCTTGGTACTTCCTGGGCTGTCAGGATTTTCTGGGCCGAGTTTCTCACCAGAACTTCCCTGCACAAAGTCTGCAGGACTGGAAGCCACAACCCTGAGTCTCACAGGGGATCTTCACCCCTTTGGAGCTGgatcctggatccctggaggcTTGAGCTGGGCTTTGCTAGGCTCCAGTTCCCTGCTCCAAGGGGGTGAAGTCCCCTCTGGAGCTCAGGAGCCAGCGCCAGCTCTGCCCACATTGCCCTCAGCTCGGGTCAACCTCCAGCTCTAATTATTCACCAGGTTCCAGTCTGAAGGTTCAGTCTGCCTGGTTGATTAATCAGGATTGATTAATCCTTGGATTTTCAGGCATTTAGGgggaattcttccctgggaagccctggcacaggtgcccagagcagctgtggctgcccctggatccctggcagtgccccaggccaggctggacagggcttggagccccctggcacagtggaagtgtccctgccatggcaggggtggcactggatgggctctgaggtcccttccatcccaaaccatcccaggattCTCCAGGTCAGGCAACATCCACCTGAGCCCTGGAAGGGTGGCAGGAAGGGACTTTTGCATGCTGCAATGGGAGGAAACCTTGGGAGTGCCAGTGATGAGGGGATGCCAGAGCTCCCTCCCCACcgtgggcagctctgccagggggatccagcagggattgctccatccctgccctgcagctctgccagggggaTCCAGCCGGGattgctccatccctgccctgcccagcagctctgccagggggatccagcagggattgctccatccctgccctgccctgcagcccgTGGCAGGGGGATCCAGCAGGGATtgctccatcccatccatccctgccctgcagctctgccagggggatccagcagggattgctccatcccatccatccctgcccagcagctctgccagggggatccagcagggattgctccatccctgccctgcccacagcgGATCCAGCAGGGattgctccatccctgccctgcagctctgccagggggatccagcagggattgctccatccctgccctgccctgcagctctgccagggggatccagcagggattgctccatcccatccatccctgccctgcagctctgccagggatccagcagggattgctccatccctgccctgccctgcagctctgccagggggatccagcagggattgctccatcccatccatccctgccctgcagctctgccagggggatccagcagggattgctccatcccatccatccctgccctgcagctctgccagggatccagcagggattgctccatccctgccctgcccacagcgGATCCAGCAGGGattgctccatcccagccctgcccacagcgGATCCAGCCGGGATTCCAGGCTGCCTTGCAGTTTGTGGATGCGGGCACGGGAGGGTGCCAGTGCCTTTCCCAACCCttccaggagggcagggaaggaggaggatgtTCCTGTGGGATCCCTGCATCCACCCCTGCAGCAACAAGGAAATATCCCCGGAGCCAACCCCCGCTCCCCCGGGGATGGTTTAAATAGCGGTGGGGCATTGTCATGGAAATCTGGCTGGAGATGGGATTTTAGCAGGAATCTTGAAGTCCTGAGGGTGGAGAGCTCCAGGCAGCGCCTGGTGCTGAGGATTCAGGATGCAATCCCGCAGGAGggatcccatccatcccatcatcccatcccatcatcccattATCCCACCCCATTATCCCACCCCATTATCCCaccccattatcccatcccatctccccgagctccctcagccctgggcacacactgggtCCCCTCCCGGGACCCCGGGGCACTCGGAATTCCGCTTTTCCCCCCTCACTCCACGGCCCGGACATTCCCCGTGCCGTTCCCCCTCCTTTCATTATCCCACTAATGACAATTGTGCCTTATCGAGAGGATTTTCCTTGGTCGGGCGCAGCCGCCCCAGCCCGGCTTTAACGACACAAATTAAATTACGCTTCCAGGCCGACGCAAACTTCCCTGATTGTTTAAGAAATCGCTCATTTCCTCCCCCGTAGCCTCCAGCTGACCTCCCTTTggagttttgctgcttttttccccccgcATGCCACGCACGGGACCTGCCCCTGACCCTCCCCGGGACGGCTCCAGCCGCCGGCGCACCATCCAGAGCCGAGATTTAGATTAATTCTCTAATAAGACAACAAGCCCCATAGAAATGATGTTATCCGAGGAAAAGGCAGATGACCTGGAGGCACTCGGAAGCTCCAATTACCGCTGCTCCTTGGAGCCGGTGCCTGGCTGCTCCCGCTCCTCCTGCACCCCTGGAACTCTCAGCCCTGATCCCAGAAGGGATGGCTCCTTCCATATTTCTGtgatttgatttcattttctttattaatttattttatctttattttattagttattgtatttatgattttattttatttatttattattttactttattttatttattattttatatttatctttattagttattttatttatgattttattttatttgtttaatagttattttactttattttatttattattttatatttatctttattttattagttatcttacttattattttattttatttattatttattttattttattttatttattattttatatttatctttattttattagttattttatatatatttttattatttattttacttaattttatttattattttatatttattttattgatttaattttatttatcctCTGATCCACGGGTTTTCCTGCTCCAAAAGACCAGGACCCCAAAGCAGCACTTTTGGGGGGTTACACATCCTTGTGGACAGGAGCACAGCCTGATTTGGGATGCTCTGGCACCATCATTCCCAGCAGACATTGCCTTCATgccaagctgtgccagctcccatcCCTTTGGTGGCCTTTGGCACCAGTTTGCTTCAGAGGGATTATCTGGGTTCTTTTTGGGGCTGTGAAAATGCAGGTGTTGTGATAATTATGGGAAATAAAGGGATGGAAATCAAAAAATATCCTACCCCATCACGAtttcctggggctggcaggaggagaggagcctCCCCTcacctcacctgtcccagcacctccagctgcagagaatCCAGGGTTTATTTATTCCAGTTTATTCCAGTCTATTCCCCCTCGCTGGCCCTGTCCGATCCCTTCCCCAGGTCTGGTTAATCCGACTGAACCTCCCAGAGCCACAAGGTGGGgaaatttatttgtttgggCTCTGTGGCGTGTGTTAATTAGGGAGATAACGCTGGAGACACCCAGAGCGAGTCTGAGCACGCCGCAAAAATGTTTAGCCCGAGGAaaattttaatcctttttttttttcccttccctggctgttGAGATGTGACTTTTTAAGGCAATTAGTGAGGGTTTAGCTGTTAATCAGTCGTGCTTCGACACTTGCTTTGGGGTTTTATCTCCTGCTCCCAAGTGAGCATCTCCTGGAATCACCAGCTTCATTTTTGATGTGGGAAATACCTGTCCCAGGTGGGAAATACCTGTCCCAGGTGGGAAATACCTGTCCCAGGCGTGTTCCTGTGCTCGGCACcgcctgcacagggcagcacagggagctttAGGTGGGATCAGAGGAAAaacttttctgtggaaaagatTTTAACGCCCTGGAACTGGCTGGGGACTCAGCggccctggaggagctggagtgaGCTGTGAGCACGGTGGTGCTGCTGGTTGGACTCGATGAGTTTAAGGTTCCTTTCCAACCTTACCAAATCCGTGATTCCAGGCCTGGAGAGCCGCGCCCACCACAGGCTCCCTGCTCATCCCAAGCCATCCCAGGTTTTTGGGGGAGGCTCCCTTGTGGGTGTCCCAGGAGCTGTCTGGGGTGGCCCTGAcccccctgtgccatgggacagagccagcacggggctgtcacagctctgctgccctccctgctccaaaccaccccaaaccaccTCACCCCATGGCCCTGGAGGGGCTCGCCAGGGAGGACTGGGGATATTCTCAGTTTAGCTGAAGAAGGAACAGAGATCATTTCTCTCAGGccttaaagaaaataaagcaattattaCCTCTCTTTTTGTAATTGTTGTTTATGGATAGGATTTCTTAGAGTGTGTTATTCATAATTCACTAACAGTGTGAGAAGTTTTTACTTTGAGACTAATCAAGTCTCAGTTTAGTGAGATGCATTACAAAAAGGTGTGTTACTCTctattaaatgtttttattcactTTCTGAAGACTGAAGTTTCTTTCCATCCCTGACTCAACAGTGACAGAGAATgttccaggctgtgccagcatcactccagccctgccagcaccaaTCCAGTCTTGAGAGCAtcactccagccctgccaatatgtccagccctgccagccccagttcagccttcccagcactgctccagcccCGTGAGtaccatcccagccctgtgagccccatcccagccccacatcaaccccatcccagccccttgagccccatcccagccccgtgagccccatcccagccccgtgagccccatcccagccccatgagccccatcccagccccatgagccccatcccagccccatcccagccccatgagccccatcccagccccatcctaGCCCCgtgagccccatcccagccccatgagccccatcccagccctgtgagccccatcccagccccatcccagccctgtgagccccatcccagccccatcccagccccatcccagccccatgagccccatcccagccccatgagccccatcccagccctgtgagccccatcccagccccatcccagccccatgagccccatcccagccccatcccagccccgtGAGCCCCatgagccccatcccagccccacatcagccccatcccagccctgtgagctCCATCCAAGCCCCATGAGCCCCAGCCCCgtgagctccatcccagccccatgagccccatcccagccccacatcagccccatcccaccccgTGGCCGCTCCCGTGGCCACCCCGGTGTgccaccaccccaaaccccctc
Above is a window of Molothrus ater isolate BHLD 08-10-18 breed brown headed cowbird chromosome 16, BPBGC_Mater_1.1, whole genome shotgun sequence DNA encoding:
- the MSRB1 gene encoding methionine-R-sulfoxide reductase B1; protein product: MSFCSFLGGEVFKDHFQPGIYVCAKCGHELFSSRAKYEHSSPWPAFTETLRGDSVAKREERPGALKVTCGKCGNGLGHEFLNDGPKRGQSRFUIFSSSLKFLPKGKADLKEK